A genomic region of Conger conger chromosome 6, fConCon1.1, whole genome shotgun sequence contains the following coding sequences:
- the LOC133130042 gene encoding uncharacterized protein LOC133130042, which produces MDPAETEQLRHALSTQGARVGQHERALVEIMDSLKDLSAGVNQLSGRMDKVVTMLPTVPPPDGAPASTAAVTDHPPASPVPLGFPSNHHREPYIPTPAQYAVLDSSLSDSPGEPMQLGRMRLTPSERQRRVRQGLCVYCGQAGHFLAACPTLPKDQAHTTSSTGPPTRLTQRGLTLARLGGRCFWADSTSRSPIGQGPATPNLTPFHASLLRWKRRRLQGLSFLLPVWSGAARLEVERVVQEAQQDQPPPEECLQGRLFIPEATRSPVLQWGHTSKVACHPGFHRTLALIQQRFWWPTMSADTREFVPAP; this is translated from the exons ATGGACCCCGCAGAAACAGAGCAACTCCGCCACGCTTTGTCCACCCAAGGTGCCCGGGTGGGACAACACGAGAGAGCGCTAGTTGAGATTATGGACTCGTTAAAAGACTTATCCGCCGGAGTCAACCAGCTGAGCGGCCGCATGGACAAAGTAGTTACTATGCTGCCCACCGTTCCTCCTCCGGACGGTGCGCCTGCCTCCACCGCTGCTGTCACGGACCATCCGCCTGCTTCTCCGGTACCTCTGGGGTTTCCCTCCAACCACCATCGGGAGCCCTACATTCCTACTCCAGCCCAATATGCCG TGCTGGATTCCTCTTTGTCCGACAGCCCTGGAGAGCCCATGCAGCTGGGTCGCATGCGGCTCACCCCGTCGGAGCGACAACGCCGAGTTCGCCAGGGTTTGTGTGTCTACTGTGGGCAGGCGGGACATTTCCTGGCGGCTTGTCCCACGCTGCCAAAAGATCAGGCTCATACCACTTCCTCCACGGGCCCCCCCACCAGACTTACGCAGAGAG GCTTAACTCTCGCCAGGCTCGGTGGGCGCTGTTTCTGGGCCGATTCAACTTCACGCTCACCTATCGGCCAGGGTCCCGCAACACCAAACCTGACGCCCTTTCACGCCAGTTTGCTCCGCTGGAAAAGGAGGAGGCTGCAGGGACTCTCCTTCCTGCTGCCTGTGTGGTCGGGGGCCGCCAGGTTGGAAGTTGAACGGGTGGTCCAGGAGGCTCAGCAGGACCAACCGCCACCAGAGGAGTGTCTCCAGGGAAGGTTGTTCATCCCCGAAGCGACCCGGTCCCCGGTGCTCCAGTGGGGCCACACGTCCAAGGTCGCCTGCCATCCCGGTTTCCACCGCACCCTGGCCCTGATACAACAACGCTTCTGGTGGCCCACTATGTCCGCCGACACGAGGGAGTTCGTCCCTGCTCCATAA
- the si:ch211-113e8.11 gene encoding uncharacterized protein si:ch211-113e8.11, whose product MSANISSLVGYGVSSDSDSDGEADDDNVKEMSEDKVGDGSRKGRAEDRKCRNLLLESGSGSSESDSETEQEGQDNSETPAAEPVPCVVVKTPAAPPDSRSITQKLPPPPLGAPGLSAGGLPSGSSVFANPFRDRAEEHLNVLRKHVPLTLEPRPSQIGGRKMCISYRRDGRCRFGISCKFAHDSDLQTFNGQGLSANNDGCSANQLGNLATSHGAPDCHQNVPFLSQTCPHQDPDPKGGPGRKRKVGLSNTLIPPKRALKQYASQREGEKVTPS is encoded by the exons ATGTCGGCTAACATAAGCTCTCTGGTTGGATACGGTGTCTCTTCCGATTCTGACAGTGATGGAGAGGCGGACGACGACAACGTTAAAGAAAT GTCAGAGGATAAAGTTGGGGATGGGAGTAGAAAGGGGAGAGCGGAGGACAGGAAGTGCAGGAATTTGTTGCTGGAGTCGGGATCGGGATCAAGTGAATCGGACTCTGAGACCGAACAAGAAGGTCAGGACAACTCGGAGACTCCAGCGGCAGAGCCTGTGCCTTGCGTCGTTGTCAAGACACCCGCCGCGCCCCCTGATTCCCGTTCCATCACTCAAAAGCTGCCCCCACCTCCGCTTGGGGCTCCAGGGCTGTCTGCCGGCGGCCTTCCCTCCGGCAGCAGTGTGTTTGCCAACCCTTTCCGAGACAGGGCCGAGGAACACCTGAACGTGCTGCGGAAACACGTCCCCCTGACTCTCGAGCCACGGCCCTCCCAGATTGGGGGCCGCAAGATGTGCATCTCCTACAGGAGGGATGGGCGTTGCCGCTTTGGAATCAGCTGTAAATTCGCCCACGATAGCGACCTACAGACTTTCAACGGGCAGGGACTCAGCGCAAACAATGATGGCTGCAGTGCTAATCAACTTGGAAACCTGGCCACCTCACACGGAGCCCCGGACTGCCACCAAAATGTGCCCTTCCTGTCCCAAACCTGTCCGCATCAGGATCCTGACCCTAAGGGGGGtccagggaggaagaggaaggtggGACTGAGCAACACCCTCATCCCCCCAAAACGGGCACTGAAACAGTATgcctcacagagagagggggaaaaagtcACTCCCTCCTGA